In Nisaea acidiphila, the DNA window AAACGCGATGTCGCCGGCAGTGGATATCTGGCTCGCCTCCCGGACGTGCTTGCGTTTCGCGTCGAGCGAGAGATTGCGGACGATCCTGTGCAGATACGCAATCGGCTCGTCCAGGTCCTGCACCGCCGCCGCGCTGGAGAATTTCAGGTAGGCCTCCTGCAAAATATCTTCCGCGCTCGCCCGGTCGCCGACGATCCCGCTGGCATAGGAGACAAGGAAGTCCTTGTGCAGCCAGTAAACTTTCAGGATTTGGCTCTTCGAGATCGTCACGTCGGGAAAATCCGGTCGGCCTGTGCCACGTGATGCGCCCGCAGGTCCGCCGGAAAGGCCGGCCCTGCAACGTCGCAAGGAATGTCGGGCAGCCGGACGTAACCGGTATCGTTGGCGAAGGGCGCCGGTTCGTCTCCCGCAGCGGAGGGATTAACCTACGAATAGCCGCGCGGCCAAGACAAGAATTTCCGGAGGCTTACCCGCCCGCTCTGGCCAAGACGAGATCCGATCTGTCAGATTGCGGCATCGGAAACGACCGCGATGAATTGGGACAGGTGTGAGGGAACGGGGGACGATAGAGGCGCAGGGACCGGTCAGGCGCGTCGCATTTTTCGAAGGTGTCCGGCATGGCCTCGCGGTCCCCTCCATCGTCGTCTTCGCGACCATGCTCGGCTTCGGGTCCCTCGCCCACGCCAACGGTTTCTCAGCCCTTGAGGCCCTGCTTGCGACGGCGCTGATCTGGGCCATGCCCGGCCAGGTGGCGATGGCGG includes these proteins:
- a CDS encoding sigma-70 family RNA polymerase sigma factor, translating into MTISKSQILKVYWLHKDFLVSYASGIVGDRASAEDILQEAYLKFSSAAAVQDLDEPIAYLHRIVRNLSLDAKRKHVREASQISTAGDIAFAHVADSSPSPERQASSREEMARLELALEELPDRTRRVLEMYWYEGFTLRDIAGTLGISLGLTHSLVADGLDHCRLKLRGGKV